The Miscanthus floridulus cultivar M001 chromosome 6, ASM1932011v1, whole genome shotgun sequence genomic interval gcgactcccctttccccagcaggcgagctttcgagccaaggagaggctcgagctcgtgcacggggacttgtgtggcccggtgacaccggccacaccgggaggacgacgctacttcctgctgctcgtcgacgacctctcccgctacatgtgggtgatggtcctcggcagcaagggagaggctgcggacgccatcagacgcgcgcaggcttctgcggaggcggagtgcggccgcaagctgcgcgtgctgcgcaccgacaacggcggcgaattcacggcggctgaattcgcgtcgtactgcgctgacgagggcattcagcgccactactccgcgccgtacagcccgcagcagaacggcgtcgtcgagcggcgcaaccagacggttgtggggatggctcgggccctcctcaagcagagggggatgccggctgtcttctggggagaggcggtggtgacggccgtctacatcctcaaccgctcgcctaccaaggcgctcgacggcaggacgccgtacgaggcttggcatgggcgcaagccggcggtctcccacttgcgggtcttcggctgcctcgcgttcgccaaggagcttggccacatcagcaagctcgacgacaggagcactccgggagtgttcatcggctacgcggagggctcgaaggcctaccgcatcctcgacccgaagacacagcgtgtgcgcacggcgcgcgacgttgtgttcgacgaagggcgaggatgggcgtgggacaaggcggtggacgatggctcggctccgacttacgacgacttcactgtcgagtacgtccacttcgagggagctgggggagtaggcagctcttcttcggcgagcgcgtctaccccagtccccgagcctccaccgaccccggcgcctgctactccgacagctccacgctctccagccaggacctcggctgcgatgagttcttcgccggctccaccacagccggcaacgccacgcactccagcaccgacaggcacctctccgggcacgtctactccaacaccagctcgtgtcgagcatagcccggttgagctcgctactccgctctctcacgacgaggagcgcatcgacgcgtaccacgacggcgagccgttgcggtaccgtacgatggagaaccttctcggcgaccagttggtgccgggactggtgcctcatgacctggaggacctggaggcgcagttgcaccttgcgtgtgacgacggcgagcctcggtcgttcgcagaggccgagagacacgcggcatggcgcgccgcgatgcagttggagatggatgcggttgagaagaaccgcacctgggagcttgctgaccttcctcgtggtcatcgcgcgatcacccttaagtgggtgtacaagctgaagagggatgaagccggtgccatcgtcaagcacaaggctcgcttggtggcacgaggtttcgtgcagcaggagggggtcgacttcgacgacgcctttgctcccgtggcacggatggagtccgtgcgactcctccttgcgctagctgcccaggagggctggcgtgttcatcacatggacgtcaagtcggcagttccttaacggcgacttgaaggaggaggtctacgtgcaccagccgccgggatttgcgatccccggcaaggagggcaaggtgctccgcctgcgcaaggccctctatggcttgcggcaggcaccgagggcgtggaatgccaagctggattccacgctaaaggggatgggcttcgagcaaagcccgcacgaggcggccatctaccgacggggcaatggaggtaatgccctgttggtgggtgtctacgtcgacgacttggtgatcaccggcaccaaggatgcggaggtggcggcattcaaggaagagatgaaggccaccttccagatgagtgacctggggcctctctccttctacctgggaatcgaggtacaccaggatgactctgggatcacgcttcgacagaccgcctacgccaagcgcgtcgttgagctagctgggctcaccgactgcaacccagctctcactccgatggaggagaggctgaagctgagccgcgacagcacgacggaggaggtggacgctacgcagtaccggcgtcttgtggggagccttcgctacctcgcccacacacggccggacttggcattctccgtcggctacgttagtcggttcatgcagcgaccgacgacggagcaccagcaggctgtgaagaggatcatccgctatgttgcggggactctcgaccacggcctctactacccgaggtgccctggggcggcacacttcgtcgggtacagcgacagcgaccacgccggcgacatcgacaccagcaagagcacgagcgggatcctcttcttcctcggcaagtgcctcgttagctggcagtcggtcaagcagcaggtggtggccctgtccagctgcgaggccgagtacatagcggcctccaccgcttcgactcaggcgctctggctcgctcgactgcttggtgatctcctcggcagagacactagagcggtggagctcagggtggacagcaagtccgctctggccctggcaaagaaccccgtgttccacgaacgcagcaagcacatccgggtgaggtaccacttcatccgaagctgtttggaggaagggagcatcaaggcgagctacatcaacaccaaggaccagcttgcggacctgctcaccaagccccttgggaggatcaagttccttgagctctgctccaggaccgggatggttcaactctcccacaagacgacgcacgagacttagggggagaatgatggataagtctcatgtgtggctggtctttgtggggctatgatgctcacatggtcatggtccttgtgtggctgtttttctgtttttaggacagcatcttagactagaggacagcatcttagaggacagcatcttagactagaggacagcatcttagctaggacagcatattagcatcttagactagcatcttagactagcatcttggcatatgcttggctggctagcagcctataaatatgtaaccccaaccccttgggttggtatggcatttgtgtgagcttgtgtgagaaatagacaagaaaattgccccaactcctagtgtcatcctctctcgatgagagtaagaattctcctactaccaagagtgagaattcagcgactaacatagGGTTCCATTTGTGGTATTGGAAAATACTATTAGAAGCTGCAAAAAGACTAATCGAAGGAATCAAGGAGAGGTATGCAGATAGGGATCGACTCGGAGAGTGTTGGGCATAGAATTGGTGAGTCCAAAATGTAAGGTTCTCAGGATCAGGGTTCTAGCAAGGAACAATTTTTAACACTTGACAAGGATAGGAGGGTAACATGGAATGATTGTAGTCATAGCCACAAGACTTCAATCAAGTTTGCATTCATGAAAGACACTTGAGGGACGATCCCTACGGGATGATGCACAACCAAAGCACCCGGTACTAATTCAAAACGCTTAAGTGCAGGGTATGCTCCCTGATGGAACTTTAGTAGCAGTGTAACAGCATGGTGTCTTGGAGCCAAGTGCACAGGTCCAACAAACAGAGCACAAACTATGACAAAGCTAATGCAAGCCTGATAAGAAAGCATTTGTCAAGCATGATGTTAACTAGAGAAGCAAAATGCACTCTGGAACACCATTTTTGCCCCTGCCACATCAGCAGACTAAAGTACTCCAAGTAATTCCCGAGTCAGAACGATCACAAAAAAGCATAAATCCACTCAATAAAGCTGCATATACTAAAGTGTTGTGTGATAACTGAAAGCAGTCGAATTTCTCTTAAAACAATGGCATTAGATAACACATAACAGAGTTAAGTACCTTTTAGAGTTGAGATCCGACACATTTGAGTGACCTATATGATATCCAACCTCCTCGCCTAGCTGCCAATTGCGAGATTCAGCTATCGCTCGAGCAATGGCTACCACTGCAAACCTTCTAGGCTGTGTGCACAGGATAGGTTCCATATTTTCCTCTAAGAGGAACTGGGGAACCAGAGAACTCTTCCCTGCAAGAAAAGAGAACTGAATAGGGTGGCAATTAAATATATAAACCCAATGAATTTCAAGAAAATTGCATCTTGCTCCACTGCGCGCTCGAATGCGCATCCGGTAAGGCAACGACAAATTCGGGAATCTGAAATGTGAATCCATAGGGTGTCCTTCCGCACTAAAAGTACATAAGGCAAAGACATATTCGGGGAATCTGAAATGCGAATCTCAAATGGTGAATTTCCCATTTCCGCACTAAAAGGTAGAAGGTAGAACCTCCCCTCGCAATTTACCCTTCCTCCGACAACTGAATTGAAGTTCGTCCTGCTAAAACCCTTCGAGTTCCTTCCCAATCCAACAGAAACCGCGTCCAAAACCCCAGTGATAACCCGAATCAGACCTAAAATTACGAGTAGAACAAAATCGCACAAAACTAAAGCAACACAAATTCCATGAAACTTTTACCTAAGTAAAATCGTAAGAAAAAAAATCCATCTCCTGGCCTCAACAAAACCCCAAAAGCGTAAAAAGGCTTCATCACAGcacagagcacacacacacagTAGAACCGATCGAGAAGGTAATGGGCGAAAGGAAACCCCTGAAGTTACCGCATCCGGTGTCCCCCACGATCAGCGTGACGCGGTTCGCCTTCACCTTCTCGACGATCTTGTCGCGAAGCGCCTCCACGGcgagcggcggccgcggcggcggcggcgcatccTCCTGCTGCTGGTtcccctcctccaccaccaccacccccggcgccatggccgccggctaGGATCCTTCCGAGGCTCAACGCAATGCCGCGCCTTCGGCTGCAAGCTTTCCGGCCCTTTTGGGCTTGCCTCCGATGGCTCGCGCCTTCCGTGGCAGTGTTTTGCTGCCCCTTTTGAAGGGGGGCGTGGCGAACTAGCGATGCGCTCTACTTGGTGCGCGGACCGGCCCCACGAGACGAGAGCACGGGAGGGAACGGGTATGAGTCGTTGGTTCACCAAGACCGGGTCCAGGTAGATTCGACACTGAGGCCCGGAACTTCCTCCGGCACAGCTGGCGAAGGGTTTCCACGCACTTTCTACTGAGGGCGTGGTGATGTTTGTGTTGACGGGCCCACCTGTCAGTTTGACGTGTGTACCCTGTActcattttttctattttctatcaTTGTACCTTGTCGTCAACCTGAAGGTTGGTTGACTGAGGTTTTCTTTTTAGCGCCTATCTGATCACATGAGATAGTatggctaaaaattagctaaATTAGTTAGTGCATGTATAGCTAATAATTAGTCTTAGTGCATCCAAATAGGAGAGCTAATAGGTAAGGTATTTTTTTACCCAAGGCTTTAACTAATTGTTAGCCAACTATTAACTAGATCTAGCTTATCCAAACAAGCCTTTAGTTAGACAAAAAACATGTTGAGGTTAACAATATTTATTGTCGTCTTCCGCGAACCTATCTAAGACACCAAGAATCTTTctaaaattcattctctaaatcatcatttggagagtcattttagtaaaaatcattttctatatGTTCTAAAGTGCTAGATAAAATACAGAGAAGTTATTTGAGGATGGAGAAAAATAGGTGCCGATTCTTATTAGTATGAATCTCCAATTGAGAATTTAGAGAGTTTGTTTAATAAAAAATAGGGACGCAAATGAGCTTGTCCATAAACTCATAAATAGTCTTAATTTTTACGGGTTATACAAGTAGTTTGTATAATTTATGATTTTTCTTGTGGATGCAATCGGGTTTGTCCACAATCCCGTAAATAGGCTTAAAATGGCACTTATGCAATGTGTAAGCATTTATGAACTGTTGTATTTCGCCATTTGGATGTTGGAACTATGTTATTGCTGAGTTGAGCTTGAGCAGGACATGAACTTAATTGCTTTTTGGTGGAAGACTATGGTTAAGACTTCCGTTTTGTGTGTGATTCGATGTGTCATATTTGAATTGGTGTGTATTTATGTTACAATATTGATGTTGTTCCTTATCAATTATTATTGCCTACATAGAgaagtgctgccaaaattttcttaaagcatgtGCTTTGTTTTGTTGACTTAGCTCCTACAGAAAAGTTCAATCGGTTCAGTTAGAACCAAAAACCAAAATGCTCGATTCTCCTAGTATTTTAGAGCATTTCAATTCCCAGTTTATAAGGAACCAAATTTTGCGTATGTAACCGAAGAATCAATCGATCGATTCGGCCCACCCCAAtggcattttttttttcaaatcgcaGAAAACCATAGGGAAACAGAAAATCCAAGAAAACCATAGGGGACAGAAAAAGGATAGGGGCATCTCTCTTTTAATCCTGTAGCTCATTTAGAAGGAAGGGGCATCTTTTTTTTTAATCCTTTGATTAATTAGATGGGCCATCTTTTAAATTCTTCTATTCCACTTATATGGGATATCTTTTAGGGCCCTTTGGAATGTAGGAATTTCATAGAAATTCTACAGAAATTTCACAGGATTTTATTTTTCACAGGAAAAGCAtagaaacagaaaaaaaaaaaacaagcgttCCAAAGGGGGCCTTGAATTCTTCGATTTCACTTGTATGAGGCATCTTTTAAATTCTTCAGTTTCTGTAACTCACGTAGATATTGTTTAAAGCAAAACGACCTCGCTATGTTAGCGTGAAACAAATACTTCAAACAAACAGTGACCCCTCGTATGAACACTATCCTTTTTAACTGACAGTGATCCCTGCAAGCtaataaattaaaattttaaaattataAAACATTTTATACTAACATTGCACGTTGAAAATGCGCACACTCAGCATGACGTGCGCCCCTAGCAAAATAATCGGCAACATCAATTAGTCATTTAATCAGGATACCTCTCAACAAATGAACAGAAAGGCTCATACTCAAGATATCAACCAAACTGTTTTGAGGAACAGTGACAGGCCTGGCTGCCGCCACTGCCTCAATGTCTAGACCACAGGAACCATTCTGGGTTTTGCCCCCAAAACAACCAGCCAACTCGGTCCATTCTTCATGTCCTAAGCAATCTATGCAACACGATTACAGGCCTTAAAAAGCGGCATTGTCCCATGTGTCCACCAGCTTCAGCCACGGCCACGGCCCCCACCTGCACCAATAAGTAAAGCGTCCCACAGATTGGTATCTCTTGAAACTGAGGGGTGGGACTGAAAACATGTGTAAGTGGTTACGAAAAGCACGTACCTTTGTTACCACCTTTGGCACCAACCCCACCCCTTCCACGGCCACCACTGCCTCTGCCTCCATCATCTTGGCCGCGTCCAATGCCTCTGCCTCCAGGTTTAGCACCAACGTCCCCCCTTCCTCTTCCGCGGCCAACACCTGGTGGCTTCCTATCTGCATTTACAGCAGTATATAAAAAATCAAATCCTAAATTAGTAACCAATTACTTCGCAACCAATGACTCCAACTCTACATGAGCAGATACTGCAATATTTATCAATTCAATGACAGAACAGAATAGAACATTATTATATGACTGACAACAAATAAACCATCGTGTATGTGCCTACATGAAACAGAAGAACGAAAAACAGGCATAGCCATCCATACCAACGCGCTGCAAACTTTGAAAAACATGGTAGTGATACAGACATGGTCATTAATTAAGATAATATATTGGGGCCAGATTTTTTGTTAATCAAAATAAAAATATCCTTATTCCATAACGCTGTTATGTAAACACGTGCCAGTGTTTAATTTTGAAACTGAGATCAATATTAGTATTATACAAAATCAGAAAGTTATGGATGTAAAGGAACAGTGGAACTACTAACTCAACAGATTTAAATCAGGAACCAATGAAGTTCATGCAACAGCCAACAAGACATATCTTATTTACTGATACAATTAAGAACATCAGCATTGGATGCATGAAAATGATACAGATAGTCATCCACCATTCTTTAGAAACATTATACTTTGCATTCACATGGTATGGTTGGTGACATAAGTAAAAAAAATGCCTATTAGAGACTAGATACGATCAAACCTGACTAATATCATCGATTAAACTGATCACATACAGTTTGAATTCATATGTTATGTGGTTAATGAACAGAGCAAACATGTAAAATATAAGCTGTCAAAGTATTGTTAACCACTCCATACCTGATCGGCTCTTGGAAGTTTCCTCCTGAACCTTGTCAATCACCTGAAGAAGGAAATGAACCATTCAAATAAGACTACATGGATGACAGAATAATGCTAATTTATCTTAGTGTACAGAAAGTAAACAAATAACAGAATACAAACAAAAATGGTATGGGAAGAAAAAGctgtaaatttagaaaaataaaatctTAGCGCACTGCGAAAGAACTTATGGCTGCTGGGCACTTTTATTGCAGCAGAAGTTTTGAACTGTGTTAACAAATGAAAGTTAGGTAGACTGAAGAAGTTCCTAAGGAAATCTAGCAAGGGACCAAATAAAGGAAACTGAGTAAGTGAGCAGACCATAAATAATTTATCCTGCATTTCAGTCGATATGAAAACCCAAAATCATATCCTGAGTTTTATCAATGAACAACACAATCCAACGACATCATTCTGAGCACCAGACACCCAAAAGGCAGTGTGACATATTTCCTGTTTCATTCACACCTCAGATATTGACCGTTTGAATACATGAGAACTATTTAAGATATGTGCTAAATGGAATGCTAGAGTCGCATCCAGTATAAGAAATTTTAGAGTGCATTTTACAAGTTTCATCACCATTGTGACACTAAACTACAGGTAATGTATAACATAACTACATTATCACAGTTACAACTCAACTACTAACAGAATCAGGTTTTTATGTGAAGCTCATGCACAATACTCATGTTTTTGAGCAGTTCACTAGAAATTTGCATGTACTTATGCTTAGAATGATGCTTGAATTAGTGATTAGTGAGATATGTGGTTCCATATAATCTGATACTCTGGGTAACTGATTCACATTACGCTTCGCTGGGGGAAGGCAGTTTGCAGATCTAGTGAAGCTATCACAAGACGAAGTTTACTTGGCGTTATACTCAGTTATGTTCTAAAAAAATTAACACACACTAGCAAACCGGTGACAGTCTAATTACTTTTTGAAAATACTCAGTTTAACTTTCACGATAAAAATGCAAGGGTGAGATATACAGCCCGTAATCACCCCCAAATAATCCCTCGGTTCAGCTATTAGGTTTCTCATAGTACCATGATTCCAGTTTGACTTGACCCCTGTACTCTATCATATTCCACACAGTGTTATCAAGCCATCCGATTAATCACAATTAGTCATCCTAGTCAGTATCCTGAACTCGATTAGGGGCTACAACTCAATTGGGCTGATTAGTTTTCTGGTTCTCCGACTAGTCATCGGCTAATCACAATTAGTCGGACGACTAGGGGGTGGACGACCAAGAACAGAATGGAGTTGCTGGGCAACTGAGGACATGGGCTTCATCTGGGATGGCATAGGCTACTTAGGCTCATGCTTTTCAGCCCAATTTGCAACCCTACATGCAGCCACCACCTTAGAGTTATCTTCATGCTTGATTTGTACTCTAGAACATATAGtatataagtatatatatttagtgTATTAGTCCTGATATATATAGGAGGACTAGGATCGATGGTCGACCACTAGTTGCCTGGTTGGTACCATGGCGACTAGGATTGACTTGACAGCTTGATAACATTGTTGTACAATAAAGCAAAAACTGTAAAAAAGTTTTATCTATGGAAGTACAAAGTAGTACTTGATGCAAATAATTATTCTCAGGAGTCATGCTATGAATATAAATACTTCTATACACATTGTTGGTGAAATAGAAATGACTGTCAGATACCAAAATGATCTTATTCCGGCACAAGGACTACTTTTCCAGAGGCGTGCAGGACAACTATATTAAAGGACAGCACAATCTGTGCCTTATTTATCGAAGGATATGAGATGCAAGTTTCTTTTACGATTTATGTACAGAATGCTGGTTGACTGCTAGTCTGCTACTATATTTTATCTAATCAATGCTTCAGTTTGTCAAACATACAGCATCTACCTTGAAACATAAGATCAAGTAATTCATATGGTCATGTCTTTAGTAATACAATAGGAACCTCTTATGTTGAAACCTTTCTCTAAACAATTAAATTACTAGGCAATAAATAAAACAAATCAAGACCTACAAGAGCAGATACTGATCAAAATTTCAAGCAATACAAAGAAATGATTATAGATTGTAccatactttttttttttttttagattaGAGTTAAATTCAAgttaactccgcctatggtggggcgcctttggtgtcccagcatagcaggtcccaagccctggtaaaggaggagggttgtgttaggcgtggcgagccaatgtaaaaacctagccacttaaatggagatgaaacccgaaagaaaatcgttggggcgtaaccctcttagcgacgcgccatatcggaacccgggtatggtgttaaatgggcaagggccgggtcgtcacccccgtgacgcgccgtgtcgtgatctgggcatggtgtcaagtaaccaaggatcgggtcgtcgcttccttagtggcgcgctacatcggcgcccgggtgtagtgaaaaatgagcaagggtctttgcatcagagtcgacgggtgcgaagggtaaggaagctagtcgaaccaactaggatccgtttaggtagttggaatgtagggtcacttacaggtaagttaagagaattagttgataccgtgactaggaggcgtgtaaatatattatgcgttcaagagactaaatggaagggtcagaaggcgaaggaggtggacaatacaggtttcaagctttggtacacagggacagttgcgaatagaaatggagtaggagttttgattgataagagcctcaagaatggtgtggtgggagtgagaaggcaaggagataggattatcttagtcaagcttgtcgttggtgatatggtcttgaacgtaattagtgcgtatgcccctcaagtaggcctcgacgagagtgctaagagacagttctgggaagacttagatggtctggttagagctatacctagtagtgagaagctttttataggaggagatcttaatgggcatgtaggtactacaagcgcaggtttcgaggcagttcatggaggttttgggtatggtagtaggaatcaggagggggaggaagttctggacttcgcggtagcttttgacttgatgatagccaacactttctttagaaagagagaatctcatctagtgaccttcagtagcggacaacactgtagccagattgactttgtcctcgcaagaagaa includes:
- the LOC136455891 gene encoding probable U6 snRNA-associated Sm-like protein LSm4 — translated: MLPLSLLKTAQGHPMLVELKNGETYNGHLVNCDTWMNIHLREVICTSKDGDKFWRMPECYIRGNTIKYLRVPDEVIDKVQEETSKSRSDRKPPGVGRGRGRGDVGAKPGGRGIGRGQDDGGRGSGGRGRGGVGAKGGNKGGGRGRG